TGCAGAAATGGGTTCACCATCTCTCCCGGAACCCAGAgaagagggaaacaaaaggaTTTTCTTGGTTGAGAGCAACAGAGCTAAGTGAAacatttctccccccccccccccccccccccagctatCACACTGTCATATTGTGGACATAAAAAAGGTAGTGAATTTTTGTCTGGTTGCTTTGGGTGAGGTTTACTGAATGTCAGAAATCACAACATAGTCTCTCtggctcctctcccttctcagtCATGGATCATGGATTGGCTGCTGCCCCCATTTCTCCAGTGCTTCCTTCCCAGGCAGTCTGGTCTTCTCCTTCAGGTGGTGATGAAGGTCctgtccctttccccctcctcttctaTGTTCACAGTGTCCCAGTGGGCCaagtgggagaagggaaggggtggaTTGTACATTCTTGGCCATCAGTACACTAAATAGATGATGTAGAataggaaatgggcagaagtgaTTCTAACTTTGGGTAGCAGATTTTGAGGCTCAGAGTTTTAAGACAGAGAGAactaatatttgtatttaaaCTCCAATGATATATAAAGAATGGGTCTGATATTGCAAAGAGGCATCTAGTCCATGAATTAATGTGTCATAACTCATGCTCAGGCAGTGAGCACACATCCTGCATGTGAATTCTTGCACAATACATCCATACCCTGTTGTGTCTTACCACCTAATTAACACAGGAAGCTATGTGACTCGTGAACTCACATGGGATTATGTTATGTGGAGTGTAAAAAAGGAAATtgttggggtgcttgggtagttcagttggttgagACTCCAACACTTGATatcacctcaggtcttgatctcagggttgtgagttcaggccccatgtaggactccatgctgggcatggagcccactgaaaataaattaagaaaaaaacaaaacaaaacagaatgttgGGAGGTATTTTGTACTTTTACTGGAGAGAAAGCAGGATTAATTTTTCTGTGGTATCTTTTGGTGTCAGTTTCTGTGATACTTGGCTTCAACAAGTTACATGCAGCCTTTGATTATCAGTTGATTGGTTGAACACcattgttcagtaaatatttattgtttccatAGGCATTCTGGAAGGAAAGCACATACAAgaagaatcttggaacactggaaaaataaaataaaataaagataaaaattatccaataaaattttgaaaaggaaaaaaaaaaagaagaaatatataagcAGCAGCTCTGAAGCATGAGCAAAGGACACCAGCAGTCCTCACCCAGCTTGGCTCAACTCAGCCTCACTTAACCAGATCcagtactcttggctgcatagGCTTGCTACAGCTCTTTGATCCTTAGAATCTTCTTCAATTCAAGCTAGAATGCTGCATCAGGCACTTCGCAGGTTTGGTCAAAGGCTGGTATACCAACGTCCACTGGAGAAAGAAGTGTATGAGTTTAAATCTGGCATAAAGCTGAGCACTCTGGATTTAGTGGCCCTGGGTGTGGGTCGCACAGTGGGTATTGGTGTGTACTTCCTGGCTAATGAGGTGGCCAGTAATCAAGCAGGACCATCCATTGTGATCTGCTTTTTGGTGGCAGGTCTAACATCACTGTTGGCTGGACTGTGCTATGCGGAGTTTAGTGCCCGGGTCCCCCATTCTGGCTCGGCATATCTCTACAGCTATGTCACTGTAGGTGAATTCTGGGCTTTCATCACTGGCTGGAATCTCATCCTCTCCTTTGTTGTTGATGCATTCGTTGTGGTCCAGGCCTGGATCTTATCTTTTGACATCTTCGTTGGGAACAGGATCTCTGAAACTCAGCAAGAGACCATCTCACAGTATGTTTCCCAAGACATTGCAGACAATCTAGGCTACTTTTTTgtcatctttctgtttttgttcatgGAACTGCAATATATGAGTCGGTATGAGTTTTTCAGGGTTTTTGAAGTGTTTACATTGGTGAAGCTTTTGGTTCTCAGCTTTTTCATCATCTCTGGCTTCATTAAGGGGGACCTACAGAACTGGAAGCTCACAGAAGAGGACTACATACAGGCCGGACTCAATGGCACCTCTAGCTTGGGCCCTCTGGGCTCTGGAGGATTCATGCCTTTTGGCTTCCAGGGGATTCTCCGTGGATCAGCTACctgtttctatgcatttataGGTTTCAGCGTTATTGTTACCAGAGTCAAAGAATCCCACAATCCCCAGCGTTCCATCCCCATGGGTATTGTGATTTCACTGCTCATCtgcttttttctgtattttggtgTGTCTGTAGCACTTACACTCATGGTTCCTTACTACCAGCTTCAACCTGGGAGTACCTTGCCTGAGGCATTTCTCCATATTGGCTGGGTCCCTGCGTACTATGTTGTAGCTTTTGCAATTGTCTGTAGTATTTTTGTTGGCATCTATTGCAGCATTACGTTCCCCATACGTCGGATGATATACATGATGGCAGAGGATGGTCTCTTGTTCCCAGTCCTTGTAAGGTTCACTTATGGCACGTATGGCCGTATCATGTCCACTCTGATTCTTGGCATTATCACAGCAGTCATGGTATTCTTCTTTAGACTCACTGATCTTCTGGACTTGAGATCAGTTGGGACCCTGGTATCTTATTCCCTGATAGCTTTTTGCATTCTTATCGTCAGGTACCAGactgagaggaggaaggaggaaaatgaagaagAGCTGCAGGGGGAGAATGGGGGAAATGTAGCACAGATGCAGGAGGAGACTGCACCTGCAGCAGGGAAGATGACTCTACAAGGACTATTTTTTCCaggcagccccacccccactccactctCTGGCCGGGTTGTCTATGTTTGCTCCTCACTGCTGGTTCTGCTGATGACTCTCCTCTGCCTGGTGCTGGCCCACTGGCCAGGTCTGCTTTCTGGAGATGCAGGGCCGATCACAGTGGTTGTGCTGCTCCTGGTTCTCATCACTGGGATTACTGGGGTCATCTGGAGACAGCCACAgagctcctctccccttccctttaaggtccctgctctgcctctcctcccactcctgaGCATCTTTGTGAATGTTTGCCTTATGATGCAGATGTCAACTGGCACCTGGCTGAGATTTGGTGTCTGGATGCTGATCGGGtttgttttctacttcttctCTGGGATCCAGCAAAGGAAGCTTAACCCTGCTTATGGACCCAAACTCTAAACCATGAACTCAGCAGTACCAGTACATATTTGGCTTGACTTCATCACATCTGAATGCAGTCTGGTCCCCTACACAATAATGGGCAGTACTCCTGAGCACATGGAAATATGGGCTCCTATGAGATATTGGTGCAGGAACACTAATAGAGCTTCATATTTATGGTACAGTGAAGGATGTGACTTTGCTCTCCCCTCCTGTTTTTACTTTCTACTCTTCGGTTGTGTCCATAGCTGCTTACTGCCTTTTACAGAATTAGTATGAGAAGAACcttgttaaaatgtttttcttttctttagttaaATATTCACTAATGAAGGAGATGCCTTTTACAGAATTAATATGAGAAGAACcttgttaaaatgtttttcttttctttagttaaATATTCACTAATGAAGGAGATGCCTTTTTGGTGGAGTCAGTAGACcatgactcttgctctcaggctggtgagtttgagccccacattggaatgtagaaattacttaagaaaatatccagtagcagaattactggatcatatggtagtgctgttttaatctttttgaggatcttccacactgttttccttaAGGTCTGCACCAATCAACATTCCCAACAACATTGCatgaagattcctttttctccacatctttcgCAACagttgtttttcttgtctttttgattttagccttcATGACAGGTATGAAGTGACATCTGATTGCACTTATTTAAAAGAgcttgatatattttattttttttatgttcagttagctaatATATagtaatcatttgtatttccctgatgatgagtaacactaagcatcttttcatgtgtctgttggccatctgtatatcttctttgaaaaaatatctattcaggtcctctgcccactttttaatcagatttttgctttttggtattggcttgtagaagttctttatgtattttgagtattaaccccttattgatatatcacttgcaaatatcttctcctattcagtagatttcctttttttgttattgatggTTTCCATTTCTGTACAAAAGTGTTTTTGTTtcatgaatttgaaaagatatatgcacctctatatttattgcagcattatttacaatagccaggatatAGAAGGAGCAGACTTGTGCAtaaatagaagaatggataaagaagatgtattctggggtgcctgggtggctcagagggttaaagcctctgccttcagctctggtcatgatctcagggtgctgggatcatgccccacatcgggctctctgctcagcagggagcctgcttcccccctctctctgcctacctctgcctctctctctctctgtcaaataaataaataaaatattttttttaaaaaaagaagatgtggtctatatgtACATCCagtggattattactcagccataaagaagaatggaatcttgACATTTGTAACAACACGGATGAACTGGGTGGGTATAATGCTAATTTAAATATGTCAGTCTGAGAAAACCAAATGCCATGTTTTCAGTCTTATggagaattaaagaaacaaaaaaaatcaaaatgaaaaaagaaaaaagagagaaaaataagagacaaaataaataatcaaacaaaaaacacaacacccTAGACCcctaaataaagggaaaaaacttGTGATTGCCAAAGGTGAGATAGGTAGAGGAATGGGTGATTtaaataaagggaattaagagtacattaATCTTTATGAGCCCTGAAAAATGTgtgaaagtgttgaatcattatattgtgtaCCTGTGAGAAATACATCAACACTGCAtgttcattatatttatataaaaaagaaaagttaaggaaagatgaaaaaagataaaatacggCTTCTGCATTTaaggagcttatattctaatatGAGAGGTAAAGCATTGCTACAACACAAAGTAGAACGTGTTgtcataattaatataaaaataaatgtcttggCAATTCAGAGTGGAGGATGATCATTTGTGCCTGGTACAGAGGTGAGGGTTGATGATAAAATCAGAGGAGACCTTGTAGAGGAATGGCTTTTGAGCTGGCTCACTTCAGGGATGTATTTGCCACATctgggcagcagggagagaatgcaggcagagagagcaccaGGAGGAGAAGCACAGGAAAATGAAGCCGTGTTCAGAACACAGTGAGTGGGTTGTGTAGCTCGAGCCTTGTCTGTGTGAGGGGACAATAGTGCATGCACAGGTGACTGGAGCCAGAGCTCTCCCCTGGACACAAAATACTTTGGCTTTGAGCCCACTGTCCATGCTGAAAATCCCTGGGTTGATACTTCTCCTAGCAACATCTGCATTCTCGGACATTAAAGTTTCTCTACTATTGTCTGCTTTGGTCCACCTGCTCAGAAAGTGCATAGCTGAAAGTCACATATCCTGGTTTCTGGGCTTGTTTTCATCACAATTAGCAATGTGACCTTGAGGAAGCCACTCAGTTCCTTCCATGCTTTGCTTAGTTATGTGTAGCAAGAGAGGTCACAACTGATCCCTTTCTCAAGttacatttccttaaaatattctaGGATTCCTCTGGTTTTTCTGTCCCGTTATTCTCTCAACTAGGTCTCCTTACTGCAAATGATCTGAACCTGTATCCTGCCTACTTTTACTACAACCCATTGTTGGAGAAGTGGAGGTCCAATAAATAACACCCCATTTCCCCCTCCTGTGTTTGGAACCTATTGACAATCATGACAGAGTGACAGCTGACTAAACTGTCAGCTGTAGATCTGCAGCCTAATCCCACATCATTAAATTAAACAGAACTACTCATCACAAGTAGTGAGTGTCCCTGGCCTACCACCACAGGAGAGAGACTTCTTTAATTAGTTTTTCTCCTGTATGAGCATGTTGGATTGCATGGGTCCAGTGGGAAGTTTCATTCTGGACAAAAAGGAAAACTGACAAACATTGGAAGAAGCTAACCGGGCATGCTCAGTGTTAGGTCTTCACTTCATTAATCAAGGTCCCAGTGAGAGAGAGCCCTGTGGAGAGTGGCCAGGAATAGTATCCTGCTCAGTGGTGCTCAAACCTCAGGAAATGCCATgacacctggagggcttgtggaaAGAGATTGCTGGACCCCTGTCCTCAGTGTTGGAATTCAGGAGGTCTGGGTGGGGCCCAGAAactgtatttctaacaagttcccaggagaAGCTGATGCCGCTGGTTCAGGGACCACACATTGAACACCAGAGCTCCAGATGAAGGTTCATCATGTGTAAAGTTGAAGCGAGGGAAACAGAGATACCCTTTTTAAACTCACCTTCATTTAATGAAACATGTAGATTAAAATTtcattgtggggtgcctgggtggctcagtgggttaagccgctgccttcggctcaggtcatgatctcagggtcctgggatcgagtcccacatcaggctctctgctcagcagggagcctgcttccctctctctctctctttctctgcctgcctctctgccaacttgtgatctctctctgccaaataaataaataaaatcttaaaaaaaataaaataaaatttcattgtgAATGCTTTCACAGTGGGCAAATCATAATGTGTCATttcataattatatgtatatcaaattaaCACTGTATACTGTAAATATGTCACAATTTTATATGTGAACTGTACATCaataaatctgaaaattaaaaaaaatagcataacaCAGTTGtctgattctttctttcctttttctttttttttaattgcccctGATTATAGATCTTGGGTAAGTAGTGTATCCTGTTCACTCCCAGAGCATCCAGCATGGGTCAGGCAACTAATGAGCATTTAATAAATTCATGTTCAAGTGAATTGAGATTAAGGCATTTCATTGGTACAGAAAATTCTCCTTCCTTCAGGCCAGCATGTGCTACTCCTTTCAACTATCTTCTGGGAGACTTCCTTGGCAAGCAGAATGTCTCTCCATCCAGAGCTGTCTGTACCCCACATCTAGAACTGTGCCCAGGCACCTGTAGTATTGCCGCTGTGTGGCTATACCTGAGTTATGGTAACTGTGTTGTCTGTTCCTTCCCAGTGGAGTCTAAGGACAAGGAGtaagtttttatttcctctaaatcCAGCAGTAAGACCAGTGTTGTTCATCCAAAGAGCAACAGGGAAAATACAGTCCTGGGTCAGGAGAAAGCATGACATGACCTCCCCTGGTCCAGCTCCATCTCTTCCCATGGGATGAGAGGAGGGGCTAGAAGGAGTGAAACTGATAGAAGTGCCAACCAGTTCTACCTGATACAGGGAATCCCTGAAGATGAGGCTGGCTCCAGTTGGGCCCAACAGGCATCCTTCTTGATGCAGTCAGCTTTATGCTTTGGTATAGGAGGGTCAGTGTTCTTCTATTGTATTAATGCATGGGGTCTGccctgggaggcagagagggaacgTACTTCCTTACTTGGTGAATTTCTCATGTTTCCAACAGGAAGTAGGGGACTTCAGGGAAGCCTGCCAGAAGCAAGATTACCCATATATTTCCCTACTCCTGTAGATGCTTCTTCAATGTACTGGAGCAAAAACCTTCTGAAACCACCTACAATTCTTGGCAGAGAGAATTGATACTGTACATGTGGATGAAAATGGGCTGAAATAGGAGGATTAATAACTGTATAGGGATAGAGGCATCATTATTCCGGAAGGGAAGGTATTAGTTGAAACTGAGAAAGAAGTATAGGTCAAGAAACACTTCCTGGAGAAGGTTGTCTACGGAGTAATTTGGTAAATAAAAGACAGATGggtgaaatggaaaagaaaagggacagTAATTCTAGTCATATGGACCTTTGAGAGTCATGAAAGAATGTATTGTGTATTGTTGTGTACAAAATAATGTTGTATATTATGCCATGGTTTGAGATTCCTGAATCAGGAAGGAATGAGATGTGATTCTCACAGCCATCTGGGGCATTGACAGAAAGATGGGGACGGATGGACTCTTCCTGGGAGACAGTTGCAGCAACTGCTATATCATCTAGATCCTTGCTCTAGTAGCATGGGTGTAACCTGGGAGCTTGTAGAAATGCAGATTATTGGACCCcaacccagacctactgaatccaaatctgcatttttaacaggtTTCCAGGTGATCTGTGTGGTCATTcaggtttgagaaacactggaaTTAGATGTGGAATGACAGGTGTCTGGCCTCAGATGGGCACTATGGAAGGTGTGAAAACTGGTACTGGGAACACAAGAATAGGGTTCTGGGTAAGGGAATTGAATTTGGGAAGAGGGTGAAGTGTGGGGTCTGACTGCCTACCTGTCTCTAGGACTCCCAAAGCAGTCACTATGACAAGGTTTAGCACTCTGCCCACAGTGGGACAAAGCTTTCAGTGCCCTTACTCAAGTCTGTCTAATCCTCAGGCCTCCTCTGAAGCAAACATTGGTCGGGTGGTGACTGCTGCCAATTCTATTTCCCATCCTTCAGGTGTTGTCCTGCAAGAGCCCAGGGAGATCATATTGctcatgccctgactcagggttGTACTGTTCTTAATAAAATGAGTGATAACTTGATGACATGAATTGAGGAAGCTGTGGAGGTTGGGGTATGAAATAGGAATTCTTAATTATCTGTCCTGGAAATTAGGCAACTCTCATCTTTCAAATGCTTTCAGAAGAGACAAGATGTCTACATAAGAGACTATACCCTAATAGGGGCCAAATTATGCCTTTTAAGGGATCATTGATGATTTCCAATTGGTTAATAACAAAGTATATGAGACCTTTAATTCCAGACAATTGGACTGATGAGCAGTGGAACAATGGACAAGATGGGCATTggagaatttactttttttttttttaatttttgagagagacagagaatgagaatgaCCAAGTTGGGAGCATggtcagaaagagaaggagaagcagaccccctgcaaagcatggagcctgataagGGTCTTGTATCCAGGACTTTgtgaccatgacccaagccaaaggtagatgcccaactgactgagccactcggacTCCCATTACAGAATCTTCTTAGCCTTTCAAGGGATTTTGTACTTCATAGCTTATATGAATGGGTGAAAAATAGAAGccaatattaaaggaaaatagaTGGAGATTGAACCTAAGGAAGAATTTTCCGAGGTCAGAGGGTGATGGGGAGATGGAAGGGCACAGGCTCTGTGGCCATGTGCATGGCTGTCTCACTTGGGTGTGGAATGCCTCAGATGGGCTCCTGCCCAGAACCAGGGAAATGTAGAAAATGAATTATCAAAATCATTGCTATCCCATGAATTCTTCAGTCGACTTCCTAAATGAGGGGCTGGGTGGATGTGTGGTGTATGTAGGTGGTGAGGCATGGGGATGATGAATGACAGAACAAAAAACTCACAATCTTATTAGAGCACTGAAATCTGCTATCAGTTCTCATAACTCTCCATGGATTTAGGAGAATATATTAGACATTAGGACTCAAATAGAGTTTTAGGTTTACAGGTGCTTCCTCTCTCCATGTACTCATCTTGTGTCATAGGAGATTTTAAAACCTAAGGGAAAGGAACATCTCTCTCATGCATTACTTCCTTCTGTGTCCACAACCccacagtgatgatgatgattatataGTTACAAATTGTGAATACTTCAAGCACTTTACATAATCACCTGTTTTGTACAAATTTGAATGAGGTGAGAGTTGTTGTGCTCATTTTAGAAATGTTGAAACTAAGGCAaagagaggttaagtcatttgTACAAAGTGAGTAGTGAAGCTTGGATTTGTACCACATTTGAGCAGAGTCTTGTACGTGTAACCCCTGAGCTATACTCTGCACAGAGTATCAGCTCAGTGAGGGACTGCTGGTCACTGAAACTTGATGGCATAGAGGTAATTGAAAGTGGATTATTCCCAATAGTGAACAATGAGAAAACAATTTCTATGTGTTTTGTGGCATGTGGTCAGAGACACACTTAGTGACACATACAGCTCATAGTCAGACAATctctcctgggccccaccctgTAGTCAGGAGCCTGGAAAGGGGACAAGCTGGGTACATATAGTCATAAAGCTTCTCACTGAAAGTCATGTGTGTGTACCAAATATATGGATATTTGTGTTTGAAATTTGAGTAGAAATATGCATCGGGGAGTGAGGTATATTCCTCTTGGTATGTCTACAAACATGGGCATATTTTTAGACTTACTGagtttgatgtgtgtgtgtgtgtgtgtgtgtgtgtgtgtgtgtgtgtgtgcaggtacaCATCCCTGAAGGAGTTCAACCAGCACTAAGGAACCAGGAGCCTTCCAACCCTGGCCATGGTCAGTGTGTTTCTTCTACaccctgatatttatttttcatcacctCTCAAGGAAATCCTAATGAGTTTCCTTCTAGGAAGTTCATGGCTAAGATGCTGGGCTGCTGTGGAGCCCTATCCATCTGCGACAGCCAGAAGAggttcagagagaaagagcaacagCAGCCTCAAGGAAACCCCTCCTGTGTTTTACCCTCTAACCTCATACACAGCTGCAGTTACAGCCACACCCCCCCACATCAACACCTCCTCTCCCCTAGAAGACCCTCAGGGAAGGTCCTCAGAGAAGCCCTTGTATttacctcttcccttccctttaagCCACCCCAGGAAGTGGAGAATTACAATTTGTACTAATTAAGGAATCTAGAGTGGGGATTGTGAGAAGCTGGTCATTCATGGgattaatttcataaaaatgcaaTGAGCTCTGACAGAAACAACGATGGTAAGAAGAGTTgaatgtctgtttctctctttagAAAACCTGAAGCAAAGGTCCTGGAAGCAGGAGGCAGGACCTGCAGGTGGTTTGAAGGCAGAACAGCCCAGGAAGCCCCTCCTCCACCTGCCAGTGCCAGTTCTTGGGAGGCTGTTTTGTGAGGGATTTTTATGACAAACTTTAGTTTACATGTGACATTTAACAGCCTCTCTGTCCAGAGAAGGAGGaaatacagatatttattgaCATAAAGTGTCTTAATATCAAGGAAAATTGACTATCAAGATGGAAGAgtagtcaagatggcggagaagtagcaggctgagactacatcaagtaacaggagatcagctcaatagcttatctaaacattgcaaacacctacaaatccaacgggagatcgaagagaagaagaacagcaattctagaaacagaaaatcaaccgctttctgaaaggtaggactgctGGAGaactgaatctaaaatgacgggaagatagaccgcgggggaggggccggctcctggcaagcagcggagcaacggaggacaaaattaggacttttaaaagtctgttccactgagggacattgctccagaggctaaaccggggtgaagcccacgcggggtcagcgtggtcccaggtcccgcagggtcacagaaggatcacgggtgttggagtgtcacagagcttgcaggtattagaacagagaagccgggtACAGAGACAAAgcctaggactgaactctcagctcggggttaccttgaactggtcgcgggctgggtgagctcggagcgcgactggaggctggggataccagagtgattgggtgctgtcctctgggggcgcactgaggagtggggccccgggttcttggctcctccaggccggagactaggaggccgccattttcattcccatcctccggacctctatggaaagcgttcagggaacagaagctcccaaaagcgaacccgagcggattacttagtctggccctgagtaagggcggtgcaatcctgccttgggcaaagacacttgagagtcactacaacaggcccctcccccagaacatcaacaaaatatccagccaggatgaagttcatctatcaaggaaagcaggttcaattcctaagacagcagcagaatttcagaggaggagaaagcaaagcacggaactcatggctttctccccatgattctttagtcttgcagttaattcaattttttttcttttttcaattttttttctattttcttcttctgctaaatttttaaaaacttttacccttttcttttttaacgttttttgactagtttatctatatatattttttctttcttttttatattttttatttatttgttttatttttaaaatttttttctttttttttctgaacctcattttatccctgttctccccccccccccccaccatttggggtctcttctgatttggttacagcacatttttctggggtctttgccacccttttagtattttatttgatccttcatatcctcttatctggacaaaatgacaaggcagtaaaaatcaccacaaacaaaagaacaagaggtagtaccaaagggtagggacctaatcaacacagacattggtaatacgtcagaacaagagttcagaatcatgattctgaacgttctagccgggctcaaaaaaggcatggaagataatagagaaaccctctctggagatataaaagccctttctggagaaattaaagaactaaaatctaaccaagtagaaatcaaaaaagctattaatgaggtacaataaaaaatggaggctctcactgctagggtaaatgaggcagaagaaagaattagtgatatagaagactaaatgacagagaataaagaagccgagcaaaagagggacaaacagctactggaccacgaggggagaattcgagagataagtgacaccataagatgaaaaacattagaataattgggattccagaagaagaatagagaggggagcagaaggtctattggagagaattattggagagaatttccctaatatggcaaagggaacaagcatcaaaatccaggagatgcagagaacccccctcaaagtcaacaagaataggtccacaccccatcacctaatagtaaaatttacaactcttagtgacaaagagaaaatcctgaaagcacccctggaaaagaagtctataacagagaatggtaaaaatattagattggcagcagacttatccacagagacctggcaggccagaaagagctggcatgatatattcagagcactaaacgagaaaaacatgcagccaagaatactctatccagctaggctatcattgaaaatagaaggagagatcaaaagcttccaggacaaacaaaaactgaaagaatttgcaaacaccaaaccagctctacaggaaatattgaaaggggtcctgtaagcaaagagagagcctaaaagtagtagatcagaaaggtacagagacaatatacagtaacagtcaccttacaggctaataatggcactaaattcatatctctcaatagttaccctgaatgttaatgggctaaatgccccaatcaaaagatacagggtatcagaatggataaaaaaccaaaacccatcagtatgttgcctacaagaaacgcATTTTAGACGtgaggacacctccagatttaaagtgagggggtggaaaacaatttaccatgctaatgggcatcagaagaaagctggggtggcaatccttatatcagatcaattagattttaagccaaagactataataagagatgaggaaggacactatatcctactcaaagggtctgtcca
This DNA window, taken from Meles meles chromosome 7, mMelMel3.1 paternal haplotype, whole genome shotgun sequence, encodes the following:
- the LOC123946623 gene encoding cationic amino acid transporter 3-like isoform X2, yielding MLHQALRRFGQRLVYQRPLEKEVYEFKSGIKLSTLDLVALGVGRTVGIGVYFLANEVASNQAGPSIVICFLVAGLTSLLAGLCYAEFSARVPHSGSAYLYSYVTVGEFWAFITGWNLILSFVVDAFVVVQAWILSFDIFVGNRISETQQETISQYVSQDIADNLGYFFVIFLFLFMELQYMSRYEFFRVFEVFTLVKLLVLSFFIISGFIKGDLQNWKLTEEDYIQAGLNGTSSLGPLGSGGFMPFGFQGILRGSATCFYAFIGFSVIVTRVKESHNPQRSIPMGIVISLLICFFLYFGVSVALTLMVPYYQLQPGSTLPEAFLHIGWVPAYYVVAFAIVCSIFVGIYCSITFPIRRMIYMMAEDGLLFPVLVRFTYGTYGRIMSTLILGIITAVMVFFFRLTDLLDLRSVGTLVSYSLIAFCILIVRYQTERRKEENEEELQGENGGNVAQMQEETAPAAGKMTLQGLFFPVKYSLMKEMPFWWSQ
- the LOC123946623 gene encoding cationic amino acid transporter 3-like isoform X1, with the translated sequence MLHQALRRFGQRLVYQRPLEKEVYEFKSGIKLSTLDLVALGVGRTVGIGVYFLANEVASNQAGPSIVICFLVAGLTSLLAGLCYAEFSARVPHSGSAYLYSYVTVGEFWAFITGWNLILSFVVDAFVVVQAWILSFDIFVGNRISETQQETISQYVSQDIADNLGYFFVIFLFLFMELQYMSRYEFFRVFEVFTLVKLLVLSFFIISGFIKGDLQNWKLTEEDYIQAGLNGTSSLGPLGSGGFMPFGFQGILRGSATCFYAFIGFSVIVTRVKESHNPQRSIPMGIVISLLICFFLYFGVSVALTLMVPYYQLQPGSTLPEAFLHIGWVPAYYVVAFAIVCSIFVGIYCSITFPIRRMIYMMAEDGLLFPVLVRFTYGTYGRIMSTLILGIITAVMVFFFRLTDLLDLRSVGTLVSYSLIAFCILIVRYQTERRKEENEEELQGENGGNVAQMQEETAPAAGKMTLQGLFFPGSPTPTPLSGRVVYVCSSLLVLLMTLLCLVLAHWPGLLSGDAGPITVVVLLLVLITGITGVIWRQPQSSSPLPFKVPALPLLPLLSIFVNVCLMMQMSTGTWLRFGVWMLIGFVFYFFSGIQQRKLNPAYGPKL